The window TCTTCCTCACCGGCGCGAACGGTTTCATCGCCCGTGCCACCGCCACGCGGCTGCGGGAGCAGGGCCATCAGGTGTACGGGATGGACCTGCGCGCGGATCCGGAAGCCGGGGTGGTCGCCGGCGACATCACCCGGGGCGGCCCCTGGCAGGACGTGATGGCCGGCGCCGATGTGGTGATCCACACCGCGGCCGTGGTGTCGAACGCGGTCGGGCTGGACGGGCAGTGGCTGGTCAACGTGGCGGGCACCCGGCGGGTCCTGGACGCGGCGGTGCGGGCCGGGGCCGGGCGGTTCGTGCAGTTGTCGTCGATCCGGGCGTTCTCCGATCGGGGTTTCCCGGACGGCGTGACCGAGGACCATCCGGTACGGCCGGACGGCAACCCGTACGTCGACACGAAGATCGCCGGTGAGCAGGTGGTGCTGCAGGCGCACGCCGAGGGCCGGATCGCGGTGACCGTGGTGCGGCCGGGTGACGTCTACGGGCCCGGGTCCCGGCCGTGGACGGTCCTGCCGCTGCAGCTGATCAAGAGGTATCAGTTCCTGCTCCCGGCCATGGGCACCGGGATCTTCAGCCCGGTCTACGTCGACGACCTGGTCGAGGGTCTGATCCGGGCCGCCACGTCACGGGCCGGGGCGGGGCGGGTCTTCACGCTCACCGGCGGGGTGGGTGTGCCGTGCCGGGAGTTCTTCGGGCACTACTACCGGATGCTGGGGCGGCGCGGGCCGATCGTGGCGCCCACCGCGGTGGCGGTCGGGGTGGCCCGTGCGGCGGGTCGGCTGATTCGCCTAACCGGGGCGGAGACCGAGGTCAACGCCGTTTCGATGCGCTACTTCGCGCGTACCGGAACGTATTCGATCGAGAAGGCGCAGCGTCTTCTCGGTTACCGGCCCAGTGTGGACCTGGCCGAGGGGATGGCCCGGACCGAGGCCTGGCTACGCGCTTCGCGCCTGCTCCCCTGACGACATCCGACCTCCTCTCGTGCTAGCGTCTCGCCACGAAACGACAATCGTTTTCATTTTCATGTCAGGAGGCATCCCGTGCGGATCGCGTCCACCGTGGCCGGTCTGACCCTGGCCACGGCCACCCTGTTCGGCCCCTCCCCGGCGTATGCCGCGGACCGGGTGACACTCGCCAAGGGGCACACCGACGCCGTCGACGTGCACCACATCGACGGCCGCCTGCAGCTACGGGTCAACGACGACACCGTCAGCCCCGCGGTCGTCCGTGACCCGGCCGACGTCACCTTCCAGGTGCTGCCGGCCGCCGAGACCACCGTCCCCGACCTGCCGAGCTTCGCGTTCCTCGGCGCACCCGGCACCCCGATCTGGATGCTCCCGCAGGTCCAGGACCCGGAGCTGCTGTGGCCGGGCTGGAACACCACGAAACTGAGCCGTGGTGTGTTCGCCGGCGACAAGGTCACCATCAGCCTCGTCGGCGTCGACGGGCCCGGCGACGTCACCCTCTTCGACACCAGCTCACTCGGCGTCGCGAACGTCAAGTTCCGCAGCAACGACGGCCTACCGGACCGGCTCGACGTACCGGTGCACACGCACGCCCACGCCGGGTGGGTGTTCTCCGCACCCGGCGCGTACACCCTGAAGTTCCAGGCCGACGCCACCCTCACCGACGGGACCGCGCTCAGCACCGGGGCCGTCGACTACCGGTTCGTCGTCGGCGACGACCAGGCCACGGTGGGTCTGTCGGTGGTCGGCATGAACGACGAATACCAGGTCGGCGACACCGTCACCGTGCAGGCCGTGCAGTCCCCGCAGGGCGCCCTGACCAGGTATCAGTGGTTCAGCAAGCGACCCGACGACGCCGACTACCGGCCGATCGAGGGCGAGACCGGGGCGGCCTACACGTTCACCGCCACCCGCGCCCTGAACGGCACCGAATACCTGGTCAAGCTCTACGACGGCGACACCGTGGCGGCCACCGCCGAACCGGTGTGGCTGTGGGTGGCGTTCCCGCCGGAGGGCAGCAGCGCCACCAAATCGGTCACCGCCACCATCAGCGCGACCGAGGGCGCCCTGGTGATCAGCGTCGACCCCGCCGACCGGACGGTGAACCTGCCGGCCGCGGTCCTGGGCGCCTCCGGCGACAGGTGGGAGAGCACCGGCGCCCTCCGGCCGGTCACCGTCACCGACACCCGCTCCGCCAAACCCGGCTGGACCGCGTCCGGCCAGGTCGCCGACGGTTTCCGCACCGACGGCGGGGACACCTTCGCGGGCGGCTACCTCGGCTGGACACCCACGGTCGTCCAGCAGAGCGTCCGGCAGGGCGCGCTGGCCGGGCCGGTCGCGCACCCGTACGGCACCGTTCAGCCGCACACCGGGCTCGGCGGCAGCGC of the Actinoplanes sichuanensis genome contains:
- a CDS encoding NAD-dependent epimerase/dehydratase family protein yields the protein MRVFLTGANGFIARATATRLREQGHQVYGMDLRADPEAGVVAGDITRGGPWQDVMAGADVVIHTAAVVSNAVGLDGQWLVNVAGTRRVLDAAVRAGAGRFVQLSSIRAFSDRGFPDGVTEDHPVRPDGNPYVDTKIAGEQVVLQAHAEGRIAVTVVRPGDVYGPGSRPWTVLPLQLIKRYQFLLPAMGTGIFSPVYVDDLVEGLIRAATSRAGAGRVFTLTGGVGVPCREFFGHYYRMLGRRGPIVAPTAVAVGVARAAGRLIRLTGAETEVNAVSMRYFARTGTYSIEKAQRLLGYRPSVDLAEGMARTEAWLRASRLLP
- a CDS encoding choice-of-anchor M domain-containing protein; its protein translation is MRIASTVAGLTLATATLFGPSPAYAADRVTLAKGHTDAVDVHHIDGRLQLRVNDDTVSPAVVRDPADVTFQVLPAAETTVPDLPSFAFLGAPGTPIWMLPQVQDPELLWPGWNTTKLSRGVFAGDKVTISLVGVDGPGDVTLFDTSSLGVANVKFRSNDGLPDRLDVPVHTHAHAGWVFSAPGAYTLKFQADATLTDGTALSTGAVDYRFVVGDDQATVGLSVVGMNDEYQVGDTVTVQAVQSPQGALTRYQWFSKRPDDADYRPIEGETGAAYTFTATRALNGTEYLVKLYDGDTVAATAEPVWLWVAFPPEGSSATKSVTATISATEGALVISVDPADRTVNLPAAVLGASGDRWESTGALRPVTVTDTRSAKPGWTASGQVADGFRTDGGDTFAGGYLGWTPTVVQQSVRQGALAGPVAHPYGTVQPHTGLGGSAVLASAPAGAGLGTARLDAALLLSVPTDTAAGTYTGTLTLTAI